One Gambusia affinis linkage group LG15, SWU_Gaff_1.0, whole genome shotgun sequence genomic window carries:
- the ncf1 gene encoding neutrophil cytosol factor 1 gives MQTDVLDLLSSEGQTGFNATLLQHDCMSHCSDKQPFSMEEIYVRHVELLGFEKRFFPSQHYVYRLMVKWSDESEKLIYRTYPEIHTFHKSLKEMFPIEAGQIDKRDRVIPSLPAPRWVESQKSREIRKITLAEYCESLINLPAHISRCKHLSSFFKVRPEDENPPAPNTMKRNDTFVESRELTRATASEISGPIILDTYRVIADFEKTSKHELNLYTGDFVEIVEKNQNGWWFCQCESKRGWVPASYLEPLDGPEEAEEPEPDYEGELHVIIQAYQAEEEDEISLEVGDSVEVIHKLLDGWWVIRKGEETGHYPSMFLQTSDKKNETHRTSLRGQRPPPRRSTIRNAKSIHSKSRQKLSQDAYRRNSRRYLQQKGVTPPKQNSGKVPLKERKNEDNIPEVSESSSESELKKEAPVIPPRPSPELILERCTDSTRKKMSIHKSSSSSSS, from the exons CCCTTCAGCATGGAGGAGATCTACGTCAGGCATGTGGAGCTGCTTGGCTTCGAGAAACGATTCTTTCCAAGTCAGCACTAC GTATACAGGCTGATGGTGAAATGGAGTGATGAGTCAGAGAAGCTGATCTACAGGACATATCCTGAGATCCACACTTTTCAT AAATCTCTGAAGGAAATGTTTCCCATTGAAGCTGGACAAATAGATAAGAGGGACAGAGTAATCCCATCGCTGCcag CCCCACGATGGGTGGAAAGCCAGAAGTCCAGAGAAATCCGGAAGATCACCTTAGCCGAGTATTGTGAGTCTCTCATCAACTTGCCGGCTCACATCTCCCGCTGCAAACATCTGTCCTCCTTCTTCAAGGTCCGACCCGAGGACGAAAACCCACCTGCACCAAACAC aatgaaaagaaatgacaCATTTGTGGAGTCCAGGGAGCTCACCAGAGCCACTGCATCAG AAATTTCTGGACCCATCATCCTGGACACCTATAGAGTCATTGCAGACTTTGAAAAGACGTCGAAACATGAGCTCAACCTCTACACTGGAGACTTTGTGGAAATCGTGGAGAAAAATCAGAATG GTTGGTGGTTCTGCCAGTGTGAATCCAAACGAGGCTGGGTCCCTGCTTCCTACCTGGAACCCCTTGATGGACcggaggaggcagaggaaccTGAACCGGACTATGAAG GAGAACTACATGTCATCATCCAAGCATAccaggcagaggaggaggatgagatTTCTCTGGAGGTGGGAGACAGTGTGGAGGTCATTCACAAGCTGCTGGATGGGTGGTGGGTCATCAG AAAAGGAGAAGAGACTGGTCATTACCCTTCCATGTTCCTGCAGACGTCtgacaagaaaaatgaaacacacaggacaAGCCTACGAGGACAGAGACCTCCACCTCGCAG GTCCACCATCAGAAATGCCAAAAGCATCCACAGCAAGTCCCGGCAGAAGCTAAGTCAGGACGCCTATCGCAGGAACAGTCGGCGTTACTTGCAGCAGAAAGGTGTCACCCCTCCAAAGCAGAACTCTGGGAAGGTGCCACTGAAGGAGAGGAAGAATGAGG ACAACATTCCCGAAGTGTCTGAATCCAGTTCAGAGAGTGAGCTGAAGAAGGAAGCTCCAGTCATCCCACCGCGGCCCAGCCCAGAGCTCATCCTGGAGCGCTGCACCGACAGCACTCGCAAGAAAATGAGTATTCATAAGTCGAGCTCCAGCTCTTCCAGCTAG